Proteins encoded in a region of the Triticum dicoccoides isolate Atlit2015 ecotype Zavitan chromosome 3A, WEW_v2.0, whole genome shotgun sequence genome:
- the LOC119267359 gene encoding UDP-glycosyltransferase 73C3-like: MTFTGSGDGQSGSMRAHFVLVPMLAQGHTIPITDMARLLAEHGAHVSFITTPVNASRLAGFAADVEASGLEVRLMELHFPSAEFGLPDGCENLDMIQSTDLLPNFMYAIAMLQEPLKAYLHEQQRSPPSCIISDLIHWWTGDIARELGIPRLTFSGFCGFSSLIRYITFHNNVFENVKDENELITIRRFPTPLELTKAKCPGNLSIPGMEQIRKKFLEEELRSDGQVINSFQELETLYIESFEQTTKKKVWAIGPMCLCHQDNNTMAARGNKTSMGEAQYLQWLDSMKPGSVVFVSFGSLACTTPQQLVELRLGLEASRKPFIWVIEAGAKLPEVKEWLADEFEERVKNRGMVIRGWAPQLMILRHQAVGGFVTHCGRNSTIEGICAGVPMITWPHFGKQFWNQKLVVDVLKIRVEVGVKGVTQWGSEKQEVMVTITRDEVEKAVNTLMDEGGGCRRDEVRAKDCAIKARKAFDEGGPSHDNIRLLIQETGNKTNACG; encoded by the exons ATGACCTTCACGGGCAGTGGCGATGGCCAGAGCGGCTCCATGAGGGCGCACTTTGTGCTGGTACCGATGTTGGCTCAGGGGCACACCATCCCCATCACCGACATGGCGCGCCTGCTGGCAGAGCACGGAGCGCATGTCAGCTTCATCACCACGCCAGTGAACGCCTCCAGGTTGGCAGGCTTTGCAGCCGATGTGGAGGCGTCGGGCCTGGAAGTTCGGCTCATGGAGCTCCATTTCCCGAGCGCCGAGTTCGGCCTACCGGACGGGTGCGAGAACCTAGACATGATCCAATCCACGGATCTTCTCCCCAACTTCATGTATGCCATCGCTATGCTTCAGGAGCCGCTCAAGGCATACCTCCATGAGCAGCAGCGCTCGCCTCCGAGCTGCATCATATCTGACCTGATTCACTGGTGGACTGGTGACATCGCGAGGGAGCTTGGTATCCCGAGGCTGACCTTTAGTGGCTTCTGTGGCTTCTCGTCCCTCATCAG GTACATCACTTTTCACAATAATGTATTTGAAAATGTCAAAGACGAAAATGAGCTCATCACGATCAGGCGTTTCCCTACACCACTAGAGCTGACGAAGGCTAAATGCCCGGGAAATCTTTCCATTCCTGGTATGGAGCAAATCCGTAAGAAGTTCCTTGAAGAGGAGCTGAGAAGTGATGGTCAGGTCATTAACAGCTTCCAAGAACTGGAGACATTGTACATTGAATCCTTTGAGCAGACCACAAAGAAGAAGGTCTGGGCAATTGGACCAATGTGCCTCTGCCACCAAGACAACAACACTATGGCCGCAAGAGGAAACAAGACGTCAATGGGTGAGGCCCAGTACTTGCAATGGCTTGATTCAATGAAGCCAGGCTCAGTGGTCTTTGTGAGCTTTGGCAGCCTCGCTTGCACTACACCTCAACAGCTTGTTGAGCTGAGACTGGGACTTGAAGCCTCCAGGAAACCATTTATTTGGGTGATCGAAGCAGGAGCTAAGCTTCCAGAAGTTAAGGAATGGCTCGCAGACGAGTTCGAGGAGCGTGTCAAAAATAGAGGCATGGTCATAAGGGGTTGGGCACCACAGCTCATGATCCTGCGGCACCAAGCCGTTGGGGGATTCGTGACGCACTGCGGGAGGAACTCAACAATAGAGGGCATCTGTGCAGGTGTTCCCATGATCACATGGCCACACTTTGGGAAGCAGTTTTGGAATCAGAAGCTAGTGGTGGATGTGCTGAAAATCAGGGTGGAGGTTGGAGTGAAAGGAGTTACACAGTGGGGAAGTGAAAAACAGGAGGTTATGGTTACAATTACAAGAGATGAGGTGGAGAAAGCTGTGAACACCCTGATGGATGAGGGGGGCGGCTGCAGAAGAGACGAGGTGAGAGCAAAAGACTGCGCCATTAAGGCAAGGAAGGCTTTTGATGAGGGAGGTCCTTCACATGACAACATAAGGCTATTAATTCAAGAAACGGGAAACAAGACAAATGCATGTGGTTGA
- the LOC119267360 gene encoding UDP-glycosyltransferase 73C1-like: MTFAGSGDGQSGSARAHFVLVPMMAQGHTIPMTDMARLLAEHGTQVSFITTPVNAARLEGFTADVKAAGLAVQLVELHFPTAEFGLPDGCENLDMIQSKNLFLNFMETCAALQEPLMAYLREQQRSPPSCIISDMMHWWTGDIARELGIPRLTFSGFCGFSSLVRYIIIHKNVLEHVTDDNELITIPGFPTPLELMKAKLPGTLSVPGMEQIHEKMFEEELRCDGEITNSFKELEALYIESFEQITRKKVWTVGPMCLCHRSSNTMAARGNKASMDEAQCLQWLDSRKPGSVIFVSFGSLACTTPQQLVELGMGLEASKKPFIWVIKAGPKFPEVEEWLADGFEERVKDRGMIIRGWAPQVMILWHQAIGGFVPHCGWNSTIEGICAGVPMITWPHFAEQFLNEKLVVDVLKLGVEVGVQGVPQWGSEQQEVMVTRDAVETAVNTLMGEGEATEELRMRAEECAIMARRAFDEEGSSYNNVRLLIQEMRNKTNACC; this comes from the exons ATGACCTTCGCCGGCAGCGGCGATGGCCAGAGTGGCTCCGCGAGGGCGCACTTCGTGCTGGTACCGATGATGGCTCAGGGCCATACCATCCCCATGACCGACATGGCACGCCTGCTGGCAGAGCATGGCACGCAGGTCAGCTTCATCACCACGCCCGTCAACGCCGCTAGGTTGGAGGGCTTCACCGCTGACGTGAAGGCGGCGGGCCTGGCGGTTCAGCTCGTGGAGCTCCACTTCCCGACAGCGGAGTTCGGCCTACCAGACGGGTGCGAGAACCTCGACATGATCCAATCAAAGAATTTGTTCCTGAACTTCATGGAGACCTGTGCCGCGCTTCAGGAGCCGCTCATGGCATACCTCCGTGAGCAGCAGCGCTCGCCTCCTAGCTGCATCATATCTGACATGATGCACTGGTGGACCGGCGACATTGCAAGGGAGCTTGGCATCCCGAGGCTCACCTTTAGTGGCTTTTGTGGCTTCTCGTCCCTTGTCAG GTACATCATTATTCACAAGAATGTACTGGAGCATGTCACAGATGATAATGAGCTCATCACGATCCCGGGGTTTCCTACACCGCTAGAGTTGATGAAGGCTAAGTTGCCAGGAACCCTTTCTGTTCCGGGTATGGAGCAAATCCATGAGAAGATGTTTGAGGAGGAGCTGAGATGCGATGGTGAGATCACTAATAGCTTCAAAGAGCTCGAGGCATTGTACATTGAATCCTTTGAGCAGATAACAAGGAAGAAGGTCTGGACAGTCGGGCCAATGTGCCTCTGCCACCGAAGCAGCAACACAATGGCCGCTAGGGGTAACAAGGCGTCAATGGACGAGGCACAGTGCTTGCAATGGCTTGATTCAAGGAAGCCAGGCTCAGTGATCTTTGTAAGCTTTGGCAGCCTCGCTTGCACCACGCCTCAACAACTTGTTGAGCTGGGAATGGGACTCGAAGCCTCTAAGAAACCGTTTATTTGGGTGATCAAAGCAGGACCTAAGTTTCCAGAAGTCGAGGAATGGCTCGCAGATGGGTTCGAGGAGCGCGTCAAAGACAGAGGCATGATCATAAGAGGCTGGGCGCCACAGGTGATGATCCTGTGGCACCAAGCCATTGGAGGATTTGTTCCGCACTGTGGGTGGAACTCAACAATAGAGGGCATCTGTGCAGGTGTGCCCATGATCACATGGCCACACTTTGCAGAGCAGTTTTTGAATGAGAAGCTGGTGGTGGATGTGCTGAAACTTGGGGTAGAGGTTGGAGTGCAAGGAGTTCCACAGTGGGGAAGTGAACAACAAGAGGTTATGGTTACCAGAGATGCTGTGGAGACAGCAGTGAACACCCTGATGGGTGAAGGGGAGGCTACAGAGGAGTTGAGAATGAGAGCAGAAGAGTGCGCCATTATGGCAAGGAGGGCTTTCGACGAGGAAGGTTCTTCTTACAACAACGTAAGGCTGTTAATTCAAGAAATGAGAAACAAGACAAATGCATGTTGTTGA